TCAAGAGTCTCTCTGTGATACGTGCTTCCAAAGTGTTTCTCAATGTCTTTGTCTTCAAACGTGTGGAATTTACAAAAAGCACATGTAAAAGCCCACCTAAAAAGACACATTGTGAATACTAAGGTGACATAAATTTGCATTTACCTTgatgataaatgtgtgtacctaatgtaaatgtataattttaaatattatgtagTAGCAAGTGAATTTAAATTCTTTAGCCTTTCTACAAATGTCACAATTCAATATTTCACTGCCTCTAAAAGGAATACAGAAGAATTCCTCAAGTTCTACCTCATgatacatatattttaaaaacattttcatatttgaataatgtattaaaatCCAGCCAATTAATGTAGATGCAGTTTTAATACACAAGTGAAATGTCAGTGTTTACCTGTGCTTATCTCCATATTTTCCATGATTCTTCTCTCGTCGTCTTCTGCGCTTCTCTCTGGctccaactttttttttaagctcTACACTCAAATATTAAAACCATGCTTGCATCAAATTATGGTCTGAgaccttttttttgtttttcaatataataaacaataaagatATAAACACCATTACATACCATACTCTCCATTTGTATCCTTGGTATTGGAAGAAATACAACGGTCCTGtggaaaataaaaactgtactATCACAGGACTGATTCTATGAGGCAGCTTTGATTGTGGATTCTTACCTTTGAAATGTGTGGTCCTAAGAGAAGTAAACAAAGTAAAGCATCATAAGCATCAATGCAAAGcatcatttttgaaaattacagTAAAGTAAATTAAGTGGAAACTTAGTATTGCCATTTTTAAACCATGTTTGGTCTATCAAAGCAGTGTCACATACCCACAATGCTGCTTATATTGGGAGCTGCTTTGATGATCCTCTTTTTAACCAACTTGCGAGGAGGCACTGGTTCCATCATCTTCCTCTTGGTCCCTCGAAACACAGCAGGTGATGTTGAGTAGTATCTCTCTATGCAAATAGATGGGTTCTGACTTGAGCACTGCAGAAGAAAAGAGACTGAGAAAATTCAACACTAAAAGTCATTGATTTTGTTCATAAGATCAACTACACACCAGACGTACTCTTACACCTTGTCCTTCGGCCTCAGCTCCTCTTCCCCGGTAGTTTCTGTGCATGTATGGGTGCATGTCTCTGCCCCGTGAGCCAATCGGCGCAGGCCGAGAGTGTGAGGGAGAGTACAAGCTGGAGGAATCAGAGAGATTGGATGCTGAGTATTGACTCTGTCTGCCGCTGTCTGAAAATGGAGACCTGGACCTCTGGGAAGACATGACATAGGGACTCTCCCAGTTTGACAAGATGTCTGGAGCCCAGGTAGATGAACAGGAGTCACTGAACCCTCCATTAGAATGATCAAAAACGCTATCTG
Above is a genomic segment from Chanodichthys erythropterus isolate Z2021 chromosome 21, ASM2448905v1, whole genome shotgun sequence containing:
- the znf326 gene encoding DBIRD complex subunit ZNF326 isoform X3; this encodes MWTNNKDEMFPSSAGNSGKCYTQPLFGSFASSKSFETNGSDRYGAYESFGHGALSTEDADSVFDHSNGGFSDSCSSTWAPDILSNWESPYVMSSQRSRSPFSDSGRQSQYSASNLSDSSSLYSPSHSRPAPIGSRGRDMHPYMHRNYRGRGAEAEGQGCSSQNPSICIERYYSTSPAVFRGTKRKMMEPVPPRKLVKKRIIKAAPNISSIVGPHISKDRCISSNTKDTNGEYELKKKVGAREKRRRRREKNHGKYGDKHRWAFTCAFCKFHTFEDKDIEKHFGSTYHRETLDYIRRQAKFDDKVIRFLHDCMVHKFRKTVSTLHKLKFSCGRSKDEWAKIMEGVTEDDYMRRMEVVYCVACDSYIPAVFSSVQQHLHSLSHLKSKMAYKEQLKRDSVVTAKAIINNDNVKVRYEKYMKGEDPFAMDAKDTSSDSLDPERSDEAEEDEEENSDS
- the znf326 gene encoding DBIRD complex subunit ZNF326 isoform X4, whose protein sequence is MFPSSAGNSGKCYTQPLFGSFASSKSFETNGSDRYGAYESFGHGALSTEDADSVFDHSNGGFSDSCSSTWAPDILSNWESPYVMSSQRSRSPFSDSGRQSQYSASNLSDSSSLYSPSHSRPAPIGSRGRDMHPYMHRNYRGRGAEAEGQGVRVRLCSSQNPSICIERYYSTSPAVFRGTKRKMMEPVPPRKLVKKRIIKAAPNISSIVGPHISKDRCISSNTKDTNGEYELKKKVGAREKRRRRREKNHGKYGDKHRWAFTCAFCKFHTFEDKDIEKHFGSTYHRETLDYIRRQAKFDDKVIRFLHDCMVHKFRKTVSTLHKLKFSCGRSKDEWAKIMEGVTEDDYMRRMEVVYCVACDSYIPAVFSSVQQHLHSLSHLKSKMAYKEQLKRDSVVTAKAIINNDNVKVRYEKYMKGEDPFAMDAKDTSSDSLDPERSDEAEEDEEENSDS
- the znf326 gene encoding DBIRD complex subunit ZNF326 isoform X2 codes for the protein MWTNNKDEMFPSSAGNSGKCYTQPLFGSFASSKSFETNGSDRYGAYESFGHGALSTEDADSVFDHSNGGFSDSCSSTWAPDILSNWESPYVMSSQRSRSPFSDSGRQSQYSASNLSDSSSLYSPSHSRPAPIGSRGRDMHPYMHRNYRGRGAEAEGQGVRCSSQNPSICIERYYSTSPAVFRGTKRKMMEPVPPRKLVKKRIIKAAPNISSIVGPHISKDRCISSNTKDTNGEYELKKKVGAREKRRRRREKNHGKYGDKHRWAFTCAFCKFHTFEDKDIEKHFGSTYHRETLDYIRRQAKFDDKVIRFLHDCMVHKFRKTVSTLHKLKFSCGRSKDEWAKIMEGVTEDDYMRRMEVVYCVACDSYIPAVFSSVQQHLHSLSHLKSKMAYKEQLKRDSVVTAKAIINNDNVKVRYEKYMKGEDPFAMDAKDTSSDSLDPERSDEAEEDEEENSDS
- the znf326 gene encoding DBIRD complex subunit ZNF326 isoform X1 is translated as MWTNNKDEMFPSSAGNSGKCYTQPLFGSFASSKSFETNGSDRYGAYESFGHGALSTEDADSVFDHSNGGFSDSCSSTWAPDILSNWESPYVMSSQRSRSPFSDSGRQSQYSASNLSDSSSLYSPSHSRPAPIGSRGRDMHPYMHRNYRGRGAEAEGQGVRVRLCSSQNPSICIERYYSTSPAVFRGTKRKMMEPVPPRKLVKKRIIKAAPNISSIVGPHISKDRCISSNTKDTNGEYELKKKVGAREKRRRRREKNHGKYGDKHRWAFTCAFCKFHTFEDKDIEKHFGSTYHRETLDYIRRQAKFDDKVIRFLHDCMVHKFRKTVSTLHKLKFSCGRSKDEWAKIMEGVTEDDYMRRMEVVYCVACDSYIPAVFSSVQQHLHSLSHLKSKMAYKEQLKRDSVVTAKAIINNDNVKVRYEKYMKGEDPFAMDAKDTSSDSLDPERSDEAEEDEEENSDS